A genome region from Hevea brasiliensis isolate MT/VB/25A 57/8 chromosome 9, ASM3005281v1, whole genome shotgun sequence includes the following:
- the LOC110648349 gene encoding uncharacterized protein LOC110648349 produces MGFADNTLQTESKSVVSFSNCSHSEGKSGRLPMENGHYDSCAGLPKYKRRRVSAVRDFPPGCGRFAPRISLRLNGEAICVGIAENSVDQGKCGDAFGDGTRLESQSPKVLENLDLTDQPRQKNHVESKAEAPVVSSDPMDGLIAVNITPVKMPSPGAPDTLSNAEDIEPLKTLERAKIDVPKDMDKVDISALVESMVPRNYPPPRRISAFRDFPPFCGRNAPRLIKESANIILASTENRNIGKENCAEEELMKCAVKTDVKQVGDNVQNGDAHKNRLERNISSLRLVNTQVESEGPTSMDMKNQDEYGASCENEMKVIQEDLPEESIKSPQESIQNQCDLKSEAAPESGKRIIGGLEDNLEMDFAFKMEKKSSGRKLLDLSFCTNTMLEEDKEGLEFALDRVVVQGLMAAGNDPWRQGKMAHKCKTLAGGTDRGKGKKNDFTIQQRSGSAVRTKKNNVDNFGGTHMKKNKNSSPSGKAYQGIGQMVVWDTKDDVQHGSVSDDFQLVRSSCNFGVTLPPSCPSSLSDKADGNDVFVTRNKVRETLRLFQVVYRKLVKEEESKSKNIKRPDLAAANVLRKKGKYVNTNKNIIGSVPGVEVGDEFQYRVELNIIGLHRQIQGGIDFVKEGNSVLATSIVASGGYDDDMDDSDVLIYTGSGGNVKVGDKEPEDQKLERGNLALKNSVDAKNPVRVIRGVSESSKAKTRTYVYDGLYLVTKCWQEMGQHGKLVFKFRLDRIPGQPELAWKVVKKSKKFKVREGLCVDDISKGKELIPICAVNTIDDEKPPLFEYITHVIYPNWCCPIPPRGCDCPNGCSETGKCSCVAKNGGEIPYNHNGAIVEAQPLVYECGPSCKCPPSCYNRVSQNGIKFQLEIFKTESRGWGVRSLNSIPSGSFICEYAGELLEEKEAEQRIGNDDYLFDIGNNCSDSSLWDGLSNLLTETKLSSCEVMEESCFTIDAAKYGNVGRFINHSCSPNLYAQNVLYDHEDKRIPHIMLFAAENIPPLQELTYHYNYTIDQVHDSDGNIKKKSCYCGSSECTGRMY; encoded by the coding sequence ATGGGTTTTGCTGACAATACACTGCAAACAGAATCAAAAAGTGTGGTATCATTCAGCAACTGCAGCCATTCTGAGGGAAAATCGGGAAGACTGCCTATGGAAAATGGTCATTATGATTCTTGTGCTGGTTTGCCTAAGTATAAGCGGCGGAGAGTTTCAGCCGTTAGGGATTTCCCCCCTGGGTGTGGACGATTTGCCCCACGGATCTCTTTGAGACTGAATGGAGAAGCCATTTGTGTTGGTATAGCTGAGAATTCAGTAGACCAGGGGAAGTGTGGTGATGCATTTGGGGATGGAACTAGGCTTGAGTCCCAATCTCCCAAAGTGTTGGAAAATTTGGATCTTACAGATCAGCCAAGGCAAAAAAATCATGTGGAGTCCAAAGCAGAAGCACCAGTGGTATCATCTGATCCGATGGATGGGCTTATTGCAGTAAATATAACACCTGTTAAGATGCCATCGCCAGGAGCTCCAGACACTTTGAGTAATGCGGAGGATATTGAACCATTAAAAACTTTAGAACGTGCAAAGATTGATGTGCCAAAGGATATGGATAAAGTGGATATTTCTGCTCTAGTGGAATCCATGGTCCCACGAAATTATCCTCCTCCTCGGAGGATTTCAGCTTTTAGAGACTTCCCTCCATTTTGTGGAAGAAATGCTCCACGTCTTATTAAAGAGAGTGCAAATATTATTCTTGCTTCTACAGAGAACAGGAATATTGGTAAAGAGAATTGTGCTGAAGAAGAGCTGATGAAATGTGCAGTGAAGACTGATGTGAAGCAAGTGGGAGACAATGTTCAAAATGGAGATGCCCACAAGAATAGATTGGAGAGGAATATTTCTAGTCTGAGATTGGTTAATACTCAAGTTGAATCCGAAGGACCTACTTCTATGGATATGAAGAATCAAGATGAGTATGGAGCTTCTTGTGAGAATGAGATGAAGGTGATCCAAGAGGATTTACCAGAAGAAAGCATCAAATCTCCTCAGGAAAGCATTCAAAATCAATGTGACTTGAAGTCTGAGGCAGCCCCTGAATCAGGAAAGAGAATTATTGGAGGTCTGGAGGATAATTTAGAGATGGATTTTGCGTTTAAGATGGAGAAGAAAAGCTCAGGGAGAAAGCTTTTAGACTTATCTTTCTGTACAAATACAATGTTAGAGGAGGACAAAGAAGGTCTGGAGTTTGCATTGGACAGGGTTGTTGTGCAGGGTCTTATGGCTGCAGGGAATGATCCTTGGAGGCAGGGAAAAATGGCCCATAAATGTAAAACCTTGGCAGGTGGTACAGATAGAGGCAAAGGGAAGAAAAATGATTTCACAATCCAACAACGTTCTGGATCTGCTGTCAGGACAAAGAAGAACAATGTTGATAACTTTGGAGGGACacacatgaagaagaataagaattCATCTCCTAGTGGCAAGGCTTATCAAGGCATAGGTCAGATGGTTGTATGGGATACAAAAGATGATGTTCAGCATGGTAGTGTATCTGATGATTTTCAATTGGTTAGGAGTTCTTGTAATTTTGGTGTGACACTTCCTCCTTCCTGTCCCAGCAGTTTGAGTGATAAAGCCGATGGTAATGATGTGTTTGTCACCAGAAACAAAGTTAGGGAAACATTGCGTCTATTCCAAGTTGTCTATAGGAAACTTGTTAAGGAAGAAGAGTCTAAGTCGAAAAATATTAAGAGGCCTGATTTAGCTGCAGCAAATGTTCttagaaaaaaaggaaaatatgTAAACACAAACAAGAACATCATTGGCTCTGTTCCAGGTGTTGAAGTTGGGGATGAGTTTCAGTACAGGGTGGAGCTTAATATTATTGGTCTTCATCGCCAAATTCAAGGAGGTATAGATTTTGTGAAGGAAGGTAATAGTGTCCTTGCAACAAGTATTGTAGCATCTGGGGGCTATGATGATGATATGGATGACTCAGATGTTTTGATATATACGGGTTCAGGAGGGAATGTAAAGGTTGGAGATAAGGAACCCGAAGATCAGAAGCTTGAACGAGGTAATCTTGCTTTGAAGAATAGTGTGGATGCAAAGAATCCTGTGAGGGTCATTCGTGGAGTGTCTGAATCATCCAAAGCAAAAACTAGGACATATGTCTATGATGGACTATATTTGGTGACGAAGTGTTGGCAGGAAATGGGGCAACACGGAAAACTTGTCTTCAAGTTTAGGTTGGATCGAATTCCAGGTCAACCAGAGCTTGCTTGGAAAGTGGTGAAGAAGTCCAAAAAATTTAAAGTACGAGAGGGTCTCTGTGTAGATGATATCTCTAAAGGTAAAGAGTTGATTCCCATTTGTGCTGTGAACACCATAGACGATGAAAAGCCTCCACTGTTTGAATACATCACTCATGTTATATATCCTAATTGGTGCTGCCCTATTCCTCCAAGGGGCTGTGATTGTCCTAATGGCTGCTCTGAAACTGGGAAATGTTCATGTGTGGCAAAAAATGGAGGAGAGATCCCATATAACCATAATGGGGCTATTGTTGAAGCACAACCTCTGGTCTATGAGTGTGGTCCTTCTTGCAAGTGTCCTCCTTCTTGCTACAATAGAGTCAGCCAGAATGGTATCAAGTTCCAGCTTGAAATATTCAAAACTGAATCAAGAGGATGGGGTGTGAGATCTTTAAATTCAATCCCTTCAGGAAGTTTTATCTGTGAGTATGCAGGAGAGCTTCTTGAAGAGAAGGAAGCTGAACAAAGAATTGGCAATGATGATTATTTATTTGATATTGGAAATAACTGCAGTGACAGTTCTCTCTGGGATGGACTTTCAAACCTCCTAACTGAGACAAAATTAAGTTCTTGTGAAGTTATGGAGGAGAGTTGCTTCACCATTGATGCAGCAAAGTATGGCAATGTGGGGAGATTCATCAATCATAGTTGTTCCCCTAATCTCTATGCGCAAAATGTTCTCTATGATCATGAGGACAAGAGAATTCCTCACATAATGCTGTTTGCTGCTGAGAATATTCCTCCCTTGCAAGAGCTAACATACCATTACAATTATACAATAGATCAGGTTCATGATTCTGATGGCAATATAAAGAAGAAGAGTTGCTACTGTGGTTCTTCAGAGTGCACTGGGAGGATGTATTGA